Sequence from the Bubalus kerabau isolate K-KA32 ecotype Philippines breed swamp buffalo chromosome 17, PCC_UOA_SB_1v2, whole genome shotgun sequence genome:
gttcaagtgggaggggacatgggtaaacctatgactgattcatgctgatgcttggtagaagccaacacaatactataaagtaattatccttcagttaaaaataaataaacttttaaaaaatggttgaaagggacttccctggttaagactttaccttccaatgcagggggtgctggttcaatccctagctggggaactaagatcctgcaagcctagcagccaaaaaaaaaaaaaaaaaaggtaaattccatggttttctattttaacagaatttaaaaaaaaaaattgaaagaaccCCCTTCAAAAAAACCCCCCAACTCATGAAATCATTAGTTTAAAAGGACACCTCAAATTTCAGTTCAGCATCATGGTGCATTTCTTTGGTCCGAATCTGTACCTGCCTCCATCCATGACATCCACAGGGCATTTCCTCCCCCGACTCTCATCCGGCCGCCCCCTTGCCCCGCATGGACACCTCCTCCCAGATGGGGTTGGGGTCCTCCCTTTACTCCTATCCAGAGGGTCAGCCTCTACTGAGCACCCTTCTCAGGGTTCCTTTTGATATCCCAGCTGATCCAGCCCTAGGGGAGCAGCGCCCCTCAGTCCCCTCCCCCTCCAACTATGACTGAAAATTCTCCTCCTTAGCAAGTCATTGGATTGGTACAACTTACtatctttataaataaaactaaaagctatcCAATGGACTTAATTGCTTAAGGAAGAGTCAGGTTTGGGAGCATTCCCTGCATTCCCTGGggggtccggtggttaagactcggtgctttcactgccgagggtccGAGGTCAGTTTCTGGTGGTgaaataagatcctgcaagccaagcaTGGCAGGGCTTTAATCAGATTTTGAAAACATGTCACTTTCCTCATTGGTAAACTAATTTACAAAACCAAAGCAGCCCCTGAATTATCTTCACTGAATATGAAAACTGACCTGAAGTCAGCAAGAAGCTGACACGGACAGAGCCTGGGATTGTCGATTGCCACAACCACCATGGgtgcaatgaatatttattttttgctccaGTTATTTCTGAAGGAGAGGAAAGTCAGCATGCTCGGCCCGCTGGGcatccttcttttattttcatggcaaaTGAACACGTTGGCTCCTAACTGCTGAGGAATGACACTGTGTCctggggcaggtggagggggTCAAGCTGCCTTGATTAAACCTTAACTGGGGTGGTGGTTGCCCAGGTCTGTATATTGTCAAGGCTCAGGGAAGTATTCTGTTAAAATCTGGATAATTTATGAATGTGACATGCAGCTTGGGGAAACAAAAAGAGTCTTGGGAAATAAGCACGTTCACCACttatttgaagtgaagtgaagttgctcagttgtgtccgactctttggacccctggtagaactgtagcctaccaggctcctctgtccatgggattttccaggcaagagcactggagtggattgccatttccttctccaggggatcttcccaagccagggatcgaacccgggcctcccatattgcaggcagtcactttaccatctgagccaccagggaagcccagcttatttagaagtggtaaaaaaaaaaaaaagtgctaccAAGTGTATTATTTCAGAACTGATAGAATGCATCCAGGGTGCCCATATCTGAGTTATGAGAAATGAACCAGCAATCAAACTGATAACAGATTGAATGCAAATATCTGACCAAACATCAAAAACAAGTCTGGACGTACAGGTTGACAGCATGTGAAGAAACAGCCAGAGACAATGAAGAAATCAAGACAAAGATGAGCTATCAGGATACACAGCAATGTATGGAAGGAGGCCTACAAAGGGGACCCGATTATGGATCAGAGTAACAGAACCCATCATTCTGGGAAACTCTCCACCCGAATAGATGCTGGTGTTACCACCTCAAACCCTACTACTTTCTCTAAAATCACGATGTCGGGTGTCCTTGGCACATAGACCAGGCGCTGGCCCTACCCTTTCCATGAGGCCTTGGAGAAAGGCTGGCTTTCTCTAAGCCCACTTTGTTCTCTGCCAAATGGGGGTGCCTGCAGCCCCCACCTAAATGCAGCTGCCCACCCTCCCTATCTGAGAAGCTTgccacgcccccacccccagctgtacCAACTGTGCGGTgatggggctggagggaggctggCAGGCCTGAGAGGCTTTGGGCGGTGGACCAACTTCTGAGTTGTCTTGTCTCCACCCAAAGTCTCCATTCCTGGCTCGGCCCCAGGCCTCTTCTCCCTCTGCTGAGTGGGGTACCAActgggagggtgggtggggtggggagagggacacGGAGTTCTGGGCTGCTAAGCTGCTAGGAGGGGTTTCTGCTCAGCCCCACACCTCCCCTGTTCCCTGCCTTCCAGAACCTGATCTCGGGTGGCAATGGCTTGGAGCGgggcttgggttcccagccagagactgaGGCTGAGttttggcagtgagagcaccagATCCTAGGGAtgagaccagtggtcagtgacaagggccctggtCCTTtgactttgcagaaaagaatttccacaagGATGGaagtagtgaagcaagtaaagtgtttattaaGAGGAAGAGTACTGCATGTGTAGAAGGACAAATGGGCAGACTCAGAGGGAAAGTCCCTGAGTGGTGCCCACATTGCATTTTAAGTCACTTATATGGGGCATTTCTGCCagttttcctttggccaatcattttgatttgcctggttcacaatTCATATTTGGTAATCTCAGGATCCTTCGATGTGCGCGCACACATCTCTTGGTCAAGATGGATCCTACCACAAAGGCTTCTGGGTAGAGCATCCTTTGATATTGCTCCCCCATTGGCCTGCAAGGACCCTTTTCTGTGCACACGTGGttggggaggtctcctgactttagGAACAAGAAATATCTGGTCTGAGCAGAGCCCAGCTTCCTCCCTTTGTTGTCCTGCTATTCTTGTCTAGAAGTTTTGGTCAATAATGACTCTCCAATTGCTTTACCCTAGGGGGACCCATCTGTCTCTAGCCTCAAACCCTTTCCAGGATTTTCTTTGTTACCCCACCCTTCATACCTGTGTTCCCCTCCTGGAGTCTTGGGCTGTGGGAACTGGAAATGGACCTGTGGTTCCCACTTTTTTATCTCCTTTGATCTGAGTCTGGGTGGTCCTCTTCCCCCTCCCTCGTCCCTGGTCCTGAACACCAGGTGGGAGAGAAGAAGCAATTCTGGAAGGAGAGAGGctcaaagaagagaaacagacagGAAcacgtgagagagagagagagagagtcagagacAGGGGTAGACAGAGACACAAGACAGCCAGAGACAAGGGGGTCTAGGGCATCCTGGAGACAGAAAAATCCAGAGAGGAACTTCCAGAGATGaagaaagccagacacaaagtcTGCATGGTTCTGCTTAGCTGTGTTTCTTGAGCAAACTGCTtctcctttctgagcctcagtttccttatctgtcagaTAAGGGTGATCAGGGGCCCTATGCTCAGTGGCCTGTCAGAGATCAGTGGTCTCTCCCACATGCTAGGCAAGCCCGAGGCTTTGTCAGTGGCACTTCTCattatctttccttctttctttcatccacattcactgagcacttactgtgtgccaggcactgcactaGGCACCAAGGATACAGCTTTGACCACTGGGCAGAATATCCTGTCCTCTTAGCTGCCTTTCCTATCATTATCCTGTTGCCATGGTTATTATTATATTACAGGAGCATCAACTGGAATTTCAGGGGAGACCCATCCTTAGCCCTAGGCAGCAGGTCCTAACCTGGGAGAGAGGGTGCAGAGTTTGAGCTCACAGCTTCGCCTCTCAGGACTCAGATTTTCCATGATGGAATAGATGTGAGAGTCTTCTCTCTCCACCAGGCAGCAGGAAGGTAGGGCTGGAGGGATGGTGTCTCAACAAGCCTTccatgctgtgtgctgtgctggtATGGTTATTATTGTTAACTGTCTCTATCACTATTAGCTCAAAGGGGAGGGACCGTACACCTGGGAATCCTCAGGATGGCAGGCGTATCAGAGGCCCTAGAAAGAGGGTGCTGGGCCAGCATGGCCCCAGGGTCTGTGCCAGGTGTGGGTGGTGGGTGTGGAAAGGGTGAGTCACCAGGGCCAGGCACACCCTGCTTTGATTTAAGGTCCCAGCAGCCATGCCCCCACTGCCACTGCCATCCCGCTGTTCCAGCCATGGCCGGGAGCTTTGTGAGTGCTCACAGTGTGGGGGCTTGAGGGGTTTGGACCCAAGGCTGCACtggcagaggggaggggctggggcttgcCTGAGGGCTCCTGTTTCAAGGAGAAAGCAGGTGTTCTGGTGTGCCAGAATGTTctgggctgccgtttctgggtTCACCCAATCCATCCCCAcgctctcccccctccccccattggTTCCCCTTACTATCTATCTTTCTGTCCCTCTGAGTATCCTCCTACTGAGTCTCTGTGTTCCTCTGCGCCCCTGGCTCTCTTTCCCGTGTCTCTGTGCCCTTTCTTCTCTCTGATTCTGCTGCTCTGCGTCCTGGTCATGTTCTCCACACAGCTGACCCACTTgtctctctcctctgcctccctgaTCCACTCTGGCTGCTGCAGAATGTCCCCCACAAGACCTCGCTGCCCGAGGGCATCCGAGTGGGCACTGTGTTGAGAATTCGTGGTTTAGTCCCCGACAAGGCTGGCAGGTGAGACCCCTGAGCCTCAGCGGTAACGGGTGGGAGGTTTCCAGGCTCAGTGAACCCCACTTTTACAGCCCAAAGAACAAAGCCCCAGGCCAACTTTGCCCACCAGGATCTTGGAATCCCAAGGCTATTTCTGCCCTCTGGAATCTGATGTCTTCACTTATCTGTCCCATGACTGTGGAGGTGGGGTCCCTACATCATTGTAAGAATCTGGGCATTCCAGGGCAATGATATGACTTCCAGTCTGAGaccacagccactttggaaataTGATCTGTGAATCAGAGGTGCCCTCGGCATATGGAAGGCCTAAGCACTCAATCCTACGACTACCTGGGTCCAGTCTTCAGGATTTCTGAGAATCTACGGTGCCTGGGACTACTGGGGTCCCTCGCCTTGTTCTCAGCCCTCTGGGAACTGGGAGCACTCTCGTCTTCAGGACCATGACTCCTTGGTCCTCTCAAACTCTGGAAACGAGGGGGACCCAGGCCCTGGTCTAGGTGGATGTGTGTCCAGGTCCCCAGTTGGTTTTCGGGTGCCCTGCAATCTGGGCTCGTGGCCTCCAGTCCACCACCCCTTTCCCCCTGATTGTGGCTCTCAGGTCCCTCTAGATATGCTCTGGCAAAGGGTTAATTCTCTATCGGATGCCCCTCTCTTCCACCACCTGCCAGGTTCTACGTAAACCTGCTGTGCAGTGAGGAACCAGGCAGTGATGCCGCCCTGCATTTCAACCCCCGCCTGGACGAGTCCACGGTGGTCTTCAACACCCTGGAGTGCGGCACCTGGGGCGCAGAGGAACGGGGCTCAGGCATTCCCTTCCAGCGAGGGCAGCCCTTCGACGTGCTCCTCATTGCCACCGAAGAAGGCTTCAAGGTGTGTCTCTTCCACAGGGCGGGCTCCGACACCCACGTCTCTTCCCTTGGCGAGGCCAGGAAGGCCCTTGGCAGAGGTTGGGAGCAAAGGCGTGGCCAAGGTGGGCAGGGCCTCCCCAGTTCCTCACCTCCCCTGGTGCAAGCGCACTACTGTCAGAGGGCAGGCGTGTAGCAGTGCCAAGGACCAGAGAGGGAGAGCCAAGTGCCCAAAAGGTGGGTTTCCAGCCGGGAGTTGTAGACATCCTGGATCCTATTCCCTGCCCACTGGCGACCGAGGTAGTGGCTCTGGGGCAGGAGAATGGATGGACTGGGAGACAGGGAAAGTGCAGGGTGTGGTCGCTGCAGATCCTCTACCACCCAGGCAGTCTTCACTTCCAATCTGCACGTCGAGGGAGGCAATGAACCCCGGCAATGCGGACACTACATCCACAGCTAAACCTAAAAGCACTCAGGtgtcaaaaataaattcatttaatcctcaggacAAGGGGTTACAGTGAACAGTAGCCATTTGCCCAAAGGGGCCCTGGGGCCTGACAGGGTTCCCTGAGTGTCCAGGTCGCCGCGTGGGTACGAGGCGGGAATGACCCCACAGTTGCCTGGGGAACGTTAAGCCGCGTCCCTTTGCCCCTGCAGGTGGTGATAACAGATTCTGAATACCACCACTTCCGGTACCGGATCCCGCCAGGGCGCGTGCGCGCGTTGGAGGTGGGCGGGGACCTGCAGTTGGAGTTGGTGAAGATCTTCTGAGCCTTCCCAGGAGGGCTGGCGGAGACCCGGGGTAGGGGTCTTGGATGGCAAATAAAGTCTTTAGTCGCTCATCTGTGCGCCTCCTTTGTGTCAGTGTCTCCTTCATATAGACGAGAGTAGCACGTTCAGAGAGGTGAAGACACTGAttgaaggtcacacagcaatgCCCTAGCGGGGGCGGGTCTGAGCCTAGATCTCCCAGAACTAGGCAGGTGCTGTCCCTAGAGGCCTAGGGACGGTCGCGatctggtggggctggggctttGACTCGCCTTCCTGCTGCACTTTGCGGAGCAGCCAGGTGGTAGTGCGATGAGGGTGAGCCGATAAGAGTTTGGAGGGTCCCtcccttatgggcttccctgataattcagtaaagaatctgcctccaatgcaggaaaccccggttcaatttctgggtcgggaagatccactgaagaagggataggctacccactgcagtattcttgggcttcccctgaggctcagctggtaaagaatccgcccgcaatgtgggagacctgggttcaatccctgggttgggaagacccctggaggaggaaaatgctcccactccagtattctggcttggagaattccatggactgtatagtccatggggtcgcaaagagttggacacaactgagcgactttccttttcTAAGCCCtcccttgacttccctggtggctccagccgcctgccaatgcaggaattgcGGTTTCAATCTCAGGGtcggaagatccctggaggaggacaccacaacccactccagtattcttgcctgggaaatcccatggacagaaaagcctgacaggccatagtccatggggtctcaaagagtcggacacgaccgagcg
This genomic interval carries:
- the LOC129630647 gene encoding galectin-7-like, with protein sequence MPPLPLPSRCSSHGRELFSVFLCAPGSLSRVSVPFLLSDSAALRPGHVLHTADPLVSLLCLPDPLWLLQNVPHKTSLPEGIRVGTVLRIRGLVPDKAGRFYVNLLCSEEPGSDAALHFNPRLDESTVVFNTLECGTWGAEERGSGIPFQRGQPFDVLLIATEEGFKVVITDSEYHHFRYRIPPGRVRALEVGGDLQLELVKIF